AGGTAGCTAGAGCGGCGGACAGTAGCTTTAAAAATCTCCGCTACACTCAGCGATAATATGAGCGATGTTATTTTAAGGATACCAGGGATGGAACCCTTTTTCAACCCCTTTCGATCTTCGGATATGAGGTTAACTTGATACTTCGGGCCTATCGTCCTATAATTAAGCTCAGCAGGTATGCAAAACGGAGGTAAAGGCATGTATCGCCGTCTGATCTTGATCCTGTCGCTTTTGATCCTGACGACGTTTTTAGGATGCGCGAGGGAGAAATGGCCGAAGACGTGGACTCTCGTTCAAACCGGGGTGAAGTTCCACCTATACGGGGTCAGCTCTCCTGACGGAAGACATGTTTGGGCCGTGGGGTCACAGGGTGCTGTGATCTACAGCTATGACGGGGGCGAAACATGGGCCGTTCAACGTTCGGGGGAAGACCCCGCCACCATTTTTAACTCAGTCTTTTTCCTCAACTCCAAACATGGATGGGCGGTCGGTTCAAACGGCAGGGTGATCTACACCGATAATGGCGGTAAAAGGTGGGTTGAAGAGCCCAGTGGCTTGGGTCAAGGCCTGTTGGATGTGATCGCCCTTAAAGGAGGCTGTTGGGCTGTGGGAGGATTTGGCAACATCATCTTCTCCCGCGATAGCGGCAGAACCTGGACCAAGCAGGAAACGCCTGAAGGGGAACACCTCTGGGGCGTTTGGTTCACGGATGAAAAACGAGGATGCGCCGTCGGAGAAAAGGGAACGATAATGATCACACGTGATGGCGGTGTGACGTGGAAACTCGCCCCCTCCCCAACCCGCGAGCCTCTCTTCGCCGTTCATTTCCCAACACCTCAAGATGGATGGGCGGTCGGAGCAAACGGGGTCATAATTCACACATCCAACGGCGGGATAAGATGGAAGCTTCAACCCGCGCCCGTGGCAGGGCATCTCCGCGGCGTCTTCTTCATCGATTCAAAACGTGGCTGGGCGATCGGATCTGAAGGACTGATAATCAGGACTGAGGACGGTGGGAAAAACTGGGTTAGGGAGAACTCGCCGGTCGATAAACCTCTCCTGGACATCTTCTTCAAAGGCAATCGGGGATGGATCGTAGGGGCAGATGGAACAGCGCTGAGGATCGAGGTGAAATGACCCTCGGAGTGCAGCGAAAACCTTAAAGCTAACGTCCGTCGTCCACCGTTCCCTCGCTACAGACGGTGGACGACGGACGATCGAGCTTAGGAAAGCCTCTTGATCTTGATGTTTCTGAACCACACCTTTCCGCCGTGATCCTGCAACCCGATATGTCCCTTTTTGGGCAGGTCTTTCCACGCGTATTTGAACTTGTTTTTCGTCCCGTCAGGGTTCATCCCGGGGGTATCCCAATCATCTATGTTCACGTCGATTATCCTCTCGCCGTTCATGTCTATTGTGATATACGGCCCCTTACAGGTTATCACGACGTGATTCCACTCTCCTGCGGGTTTACAGGCGCTTTTTCGAGGCGGCACCATATCGTAGAGGGCACCACAGTCATGTTTGCCAGGCGGTTCCTTGCCGTAGGTATCCAGTATCTGCATCTCCAATCCCGTGTGGACGGGATCGGATAGGTCGGACCATCTGAAGAATACTCCGCTATTGACGCCGGGATCGATTTTGAAGTCTATCTTCAGGATGAAGTCGTCGAACTCGTCCAGGGTATAGAGATACCCCCCGCCTTGAACGGTGCAGAGGATGGCTCCTTCGCTTTCATCCACAGCCCATCCTTCAGCTCGACCGGTCGGAGCCCATCCATCGAGCGTCCTCCCATCGAAGAGCTCCTCCCAGCCTTCAGCCTTCTCCTCAGGCGTGAGCATCATTTCACCTCCCATCTCAAATTCGCTTATATTATCGCCGAGTGTGGGGAGATTTGCAAGTGAGGACGCGGGATTTACCTCTATTTGATAATAACCATGCGTTTCATGTATGAGATCCTCCCCAGCTTCAGTTGGTGTAAGTATATGCCGCTAGCAACCGGTCCTCCCGTTTCGTCCCTGCCGTTCCAGTAGACAGCTCTATCCTTACGCAGGTAGAAACCCGCTGGCAGTTTACCCAGATCGATCCGCCGAATCAGCCTGCCGTGCACGTTATAGATATGAACTGCGACCTCCTGAGGAGATGAGAGCTGGAAGGATATCCATGTCCCAGGGTTGAACGGATTGGGGTAATTCTGATGTAGCTCGGTTTTCACAGGAATAACCCGCATTGGAGGCAGGTGATGTGATGATCCGGATATACGATCTCTCCGGCGGATTGATCCGCACGTTCGATCTGGGACATAAGGAGCCTGGGTTCTATGTGGGACGCGGCAGAGCCGTTTACTGGGACGGGCGCAACGACGCCGGTGAAAGGGTATCGAGCGGGGTATATGTGGTGGAACTGCGCTCCGGCG
This sequence is a window from Candidatus Poribacteria bacterium. Protein-coding genes within it:
- a CDS encoding T9SS type A sorting domain-containing protein; amino-acid sequence: MKTELHQNYPNPFNPGTWISFQLSSPQEVAVHIYNVHGRLIRRIDLGKLPAGFYLRKDRAVYWNGRDETGGPVASGIYLHQLKLGRISYMKRMVIIK
- a CDS encoding DUF1080 domain-containing protein gives rise to the protein MLTPEEKAEGWEELFDGRTLDGWAPTGRAEGWAVDESEGAILCTVQGGGYLYTLDEFDDFILKIDFKIDPGVNSGVFFRWSDLSDPVHTGLEMQILDTYGKEPPGKHDCGALYDMVPPRKSACKPAGEWNHVVITCKGPYITIDMNGERIIDVNIDDWDTPGMNPDGTKNKFKYAWKDLPKKGHIGLQDHGGKVWFRNIKIKRLS